Proteins encoded together in one uncultured Desulfosarcina sp. window:
- a CDS encoding MaoC/PaaZ C-terminal domain-containing protein, with the protein MKIDSRYVGTPLKRYETAVFPRDTMNFAAAIADHNALYFDDERDGGLVAHPMHSVAVTWPILEQIDAFIDLKAFPREILLTQVHYSEHLVLHRLMVPGDQLKIDGQIAAIVPHRAGTHMIIRLSARDACDQPVFTEYIGALMRGVTCTDPGRGTDTIPALPAEAAGPPFSWESSMATDPLLPYVYDGCTRIHFPIHTSRKFARQVGLPDIILQGTATLSLAVKEIVNREAAYDPRRLRSIACRFTGMVMPGETIVLQVNGRDHHGNVRFQVQNSQGRMAISNGHIQLNPQEAP; encoded by the coding sequence ATGAAGATCGATTCCCGCTATGTCGGCACGCCCTTGAAAAGGTACGAAACAGCTGTCTTTCCGCGTGACACGATGAACTTCGCCGCCGCCATTGCGGACCACAACGCGCTCTATTTCGACGACGAGCGCGACGGAGGGCTCGTTGCCCACCCCATGCACAGCGTTGCCGTGACCTGGCCCATATTGGAGCAGATCGACGCATTCATCGATCTGAAAGCGTTCCCCCGTGAAATATTGTTGACCCAGGTTCATTACAGCGAGCATTTGGTCCTGCACCGGCTGATGGTTCCCGGGGATCAATTGAAAATAGACGGGCAAATTGCGGCCATTGTTCCCCATCGGGCAGGCACCCACATGATCATCCGCCTTTCGGCGCGCGACGCCTGCGACCAGCCGGTCTTCACGGAATATATCGGCGCCCTGATGCGCGGCGTCACCTGCACGGACCCGGGCCGGGGCACGGACACGATTCCGGCGTTGCCGGCGGAAGCGGCCGGGCCGCCCTTTTCATGGGAATCGTCCATGGCCACCGACCCCCTGCTGCCTTACGTCTACGACGGCTGTACCCGCATCCATTTTCCCATTCACACCTCCCGCAAGTTTGCCCGGCAGGTGGGCCTGCCGGACATCATTCTCCAGGGAACGGCCACACTTTCGCTGGCCGTCAAAGAGATCGTCAACCGGGAAGCGGCCTATGACCCGCGGCGGCTCCGATCCATCGCCTGCCGCTTTACCGGAATGGTGATGCCGGGCGAAACCATCGTCCTGCAGGTGAACGGCCGTGACCACCACGGCAATGTTCGCTTCCAGGTGCAAAACAGCCAGGGCCGAATGGCGATCAGCAACGGCCATATTCAACTCAACCCACAGGAGGCCCCGTGA
- a CDS encoding paraquat-inducible protein A, with the protein MCDASLTNQHEDFTICHECDLLVRLPGLQTAAPMRCPRCLSPIPGHLEQGLAKTLAAVLAGLLFFWPANFMPILQLNILGIESTHTMIGAVRVMAHGSMEPVAAMVLFCSVLAPLLEFILLGIVLVQTITGWHLFPSRALFRFYTRIGSWAMLEVYMIGLLISVIKIRSMASVVPGVGMFCFVGMMLANIAAKASLNHHEVWRRIEARCKR; encoded by the coding sequence ATGTGTGATGCCTCCCTAACAAACCAGCACGAGGATTTTACCATCTGCCACGAGTGCGACCTGTTGGTGCGGCTGCCGGGTTTGCAGACCGCAGCACCCATGAGGTGTCCCCGCTGCCTGTCCCCCATCCCGGGGCATCTTGAACAGGGGCTGGCCAAAACCCTGGCCGCTGTCCTCGCCGGTCTGCTTTTCTTCTGGCCGGCCAATTTCATGCCCATCCTGCAACTGAACATCCTCGGCATCGAATCGACCCATACCATGATCGGCGCCGTGCGCGTCATGGCCCACGGCAGCATGGAACCGGTGGCGGCTATGGTATTGTTTTGCAGCGTACTGGCGCCTCTGCTTGAATTCATTCTTTTGGGAATCGTACTGGTGCAGACGATCACCGGTTGGCATCTTTTTCCGTCGCGCGCGTTGTTCCGGTTTTACACACGAATCGGTTCCTGGGCCATGCTCGAAGTCTATATGATCGGACTGCTGATCTCCGTAATCAAAATCAGAAGCATGGCGTCGGTCGTGCCGGGGGTTGGCATGTTCTGCTTTGTCGGAATGATGCTGGCCAATATCGCCGCCAAGGCCAGCTTGAACCATCACGAAGTCTGGAGAAGAATCGAAGCCCGATGCAAGCGCTGA
- a CDS encoding 3-oxoacyl-ACP synthase III translates to MKPIFFENVAIEAVECALPTTIVTSAEIESQLAGTMGRMGIKPGLIEGLTGIRERRFWDADQQASDVATLAAEKVLAKSGISRDAIGCLISTSVSKDYIEPSVASLVHGNLGLADHCINYDVGNACLGFVNAISSVGLMIDAGVLDYGLIVDGENSREVVEATIDRLKKPDATAESFREQFATLTLGSGAVAMIVCRKDLATSGHAVRGSVTRAATRHSRLCLGQRTYMTADASKVLIFGVELAKKTWDLACSTLPDWSDAQIDAYMPHQVSQRNMDVLNEKLGLTTEKHHLNFPTLGNIGPAAVPITLSQAAESGRIRPGHHVALMGIGSGLNCSMMSVAW, encoded by the coding sequence ATGAAACCCATCTTTTTTGAAAATGTCGCCATAGAAGCTGTGGAGTGCGCACTGCCGACCACCATTGTCACCTCCGCCGAAATTGAATCCCAGCTGGCCGGAACCATGGGACGGATGGGAATCAAACCCGGACTGATCGAAGGGCTCACCGGCATCCGCGAACGGCGCTTCTGGGATGCCGACCAGCAGGCCAGCGATGTGGCCACCCTGGCCGCCGAAAAAGTCCTGGCCAAATCCGGTATTTCGCGGGATGCCATCGGCTGTTTGATCAGCACCTCGGTCTCCAAGGATTACATCGAACCTTCAGTGGCCAGCCTGGTGCACGGCAACCTGGGGCTGGCCGACCACTGCATCAACTATGACGTGGGCAATGCCTGCCTGGGATTCGTCAACGCCATTTCCAGTGTAGGATTGATGATCGATGCCGGCGTGTTGGACTATGGCCTGATCGTGGACGGTGAGAATTCGCGGGAAGTGGTCGAAGCCACCATCGATCGTTTGAAAAAACCCGATGCCACGGCCGAATCCTTTCGCGAACAGTTCGCCACCCTGACCCTGGGATCGGGAGCGGTGGCCATGATCGTCTGCCGCAAGGACCTGGCCACTTCGGGCCATGCGGTCAGAGGATCGGTGACCCGGGCGGCCACCCGACATAGCCGGCTCTGCCTGGGCCAGCGGACCTACATGACCGCCGACGCTTCAAAAGTTCTGATCTTCGGCGTGGAATTGGCCAAAAAAACCTGGGACCTGGCCTGCAGCACCCTGCCCGACTGGAGCGATGCCCAAATCGACGCTTACATGCCCCATCAGGTCAGCCAGCGCAACATGGACGTACTCAACGAAAAACTGGGACTGACCACGGAAAAGCATCATCTCAACTTTCCGACCCTGGGCAACATCGGCCCGGCGGCGGTGCCCATTACCTTGAGCCAGGCCGCCGAATCCGGCCGCATTCGACCGGGTCATCACGTGGCGTTGATGGGCATCGGCAGCGGGCTCAACTGCTCCATGATGAGCGTAGCCTGGTAG
- a CDS encoding paraquat-inducible protein A: MQALTAKSAGLALCPVCHECLRWQAARPDAKQTCPRCGATVRQRHYGSIGRSWALTLTALILLIPANLLPIMTMSQFGEGEASTIVGGVVFLVHHGMVPIALIVFIASFAVPFLKITGIVVLLLSVQFKWETSPRQRTLMYRMVEYIGKWSMLDIFVIAILAKLVDLGKIASIEGNPAAVYFGLAVIMTMLAAMVFDQRLIWDATEKKENDDLRK; this comes from the coding sequence ATGCAAGCGCTGACGGCCAAATCCGCCGGGCTTGCCTTGTGCCCGGTGTGCCATGAGTGTTTGCGGTGGCAGGCCGCCCGGCCCGACGCGAAGCAGACCTGCCCCCGCTGCGGCGCCACCGTGCGCCAGCGCCATTACGGCAGCATCGGCCGGAGTTGGGCGCTGACCCTGACGGCATTGATTCTTCTGATTCCGGCCAATCTGCTGCCCATCATGACCATGTCCCAGTTTGGCGAGGGGGAAGCCTCCACCATTGTCGGTGGCGTGGTCTTCCTGGTGCATCATGGGATGGTTCCCATCGCCCTGATCGTGTTTATCGCCAGTTTCGCAGTGCCTTTTTTAAAAATCACCGGAATTGTCGTATTGCTTTTGTCGGTTCAGTTCAAATGGGAAACCAGCCCGCGTCAACGCACATTGATGTATCGCATGGTGGAGTATATCGGCAAATGGTCCATGCTGGATATTTTTGTTATCGCCATCCTGGCCAAGCTGGTGGACCTGGGAAAAATCGCCTCCATCGAGGGCAACCCCGCTGCCGTCTATTTCGGCCTGGCCGTAATCATGACCATGCTGGCTGCCATGGTGTTCGACCAGCGCCTGATTTGGGACGCCACGGAGAAAAAGGAAAACGATGACCTCAGAAAATAA